Proteins from one Hyperolius riggenbachi isolate aHypRig1 chromosome 2, aHypRig1.pri, whole genome shotgun sequence genomic window:
- the LOC137544711 gene encoding olfactory receptor 52L1-like: MNNGTFSQPSTLSLNFGVVTSMRYFYCVIVFFGYTLNLTLNLAVIATIIRHESLHQSMYVFIAALCFNGVYGSSCFYPSLFIHLLQETHSISYIACLTQVFCIHTYVSYEMSILAAMAYDRYVCICNPLRYNIIMTLPTVFKLLAGAYVQPTVLFNVHFLLTIRLPLCSSEILKIYCDNWSVVRLSCIDTTVNNYFGTLVATIVIGLMPLFTFYTYVKIFKVCLRSSKEVRQKALQICSPHLICIVNFLTASLFEILLYRFIPDKLPYELRVLMSVQPFVIPPFLNPVIYGMKMKEIKVKIVLLLRKTDFKYPINI, from the coding sequence ATGAACAATGGCACCTTCTCTCAACCATCTACGCTATCGTTAAACTTTGGGGTCGTAACTTCCATGAGATATTTTTACTGTGTCATAGTTTTCTTTGGTTACACATTAAATCTTACTCTTAATTTAGCAGTAATTGCTACAATCATACGTCACGAGAGTCTTCATCAGTCAATGTACGTGTTCATCGCAGCCTTGTGTTTCAATGGTGTCTATGGTAGTAGCTGCTTCTATCCTAGTCTCTTCATACATCTTCTGCAGGAGACTCATTCCATTTCTTATATTGCTTGCTTGACACAAGTTTTTTGCATCCACACCTATGTCTCCTATGAAATGTCTATACTGGCAGCTATGGCCTATGACCGCTATGTCTGCATCTGTAACCCACTCAGATACAACATCATAATGACCTTGCCGACAGTTTTCAAATTGCTTGCTGGAGCTTATGTGCAACCTACTGTGTTATTTAATGTTCACTTTCTGTTGACTAtaagacttccattatgttcttcAGAAATCTTGAAGATCTACTGTGACAATTGGTCAGTGGTGAGACTTTCTTGCATTGACACAACAGTGAACAATTATTTTGGAACATTGGTAGCAACCATAGTTATAGGACTAATGCCACTGTTCACCTTTTACACGTATGTCAAGATTTTTAAAGTCTGTTTGAGGTCTTCAAAAGAAGTCAGGCAGAAGGCCCTTCAGATCTGCTCGCCCCATTTAATATGTATTGTCAATTTTTTAACAGCTTCTCTCTTTGAGATCTTGCTGTATCGTTTTATTCCAGATAAACTCCCATATGAGCTAAGAGTCCTCATGTCTGTGCAGCCATTTGTTATACCACCATTTTTGAATCCTGTCATTTATGGAATGAAGATGAAGGAGATAAAGGTTAAGATTGTACTCCTGCTTCGGAAGACAGATTTTAAATATCCTATTAATATATAA